In the Polyangiaceae bacterium genome, one interval contains:
- a CDS encoding LuxR C-terminal-related transcriptional regulator: protein MVELDAIEVMELGYQHHPDEEAWLQALTQAVVPGLGEDWFVGLGFIARSSEAPRPPFAVVTSGQHTVDADTVVQMALGTHGSMPTEHLQRVAEAMNRPGLASVLDLVPGLPDGLSSGWPVDVRDSLGVFIPLGDGRTVMLASVCGRVSTRDDVVRRLWRRLAIHLAAGFRLAGRRDSADAPDVEAVVAAGGSVVHASGPAEVSDERELLRSAARDLDRLRTRAGRRDPAAALELWHGLLSGRWSLVEHFDSDGKRFLLARRNDPASPHPKGLSGRQRQVAFYASLGWSNSEIGYALGVSENTVSTHLQHGLAKLGLGTRAELVQLTTQMESASVPSSSASREG, encoded by the coding sequence ATGGTGGAGCTCGACGCAATAGAAGTGATGGAGCTGGGCTATCAGCACCATCCTGACGAAGAGGCCTGGCTGCAAGCGCTGACGCAGGCGGTGGTTCCTGGGCTAGGCGAGGACTGGTTCGTTGGCCTGGGTTTCATCGCGCGCTCGAGTGAGGCGCCGCGACCCCCTTTCGCAGTGGTGACGTCGGGGCAGCATACTGTCGACGCCGACACGGTCGTGCAGATGGCGCTCGGGACGCATGGCTCCATGCCCACCGAGCATCTCCAGCGCGTGGCCGAGGCGATGAACAGGCCTGGGCTGGCGAGCGTTCTGGATCTCGTGCCCGGGCTGCCCGACGGCTTGTCTTCAGGCTGGCCCGTGGACGTGCGCGACTCGCTTGGGGTCTTCATTCCCTTGGGTGATGGGCGCACGGTCATGCTTGCGAGCGTCTGCGGTCGCGTTTCTACACGGGATGATGTGGTGAGGCGATTGTGGCGGCGGCTCGCGATTCATCTGGCCGCCGGCTTTCGTCTCGCCGGGCGCCGGGATTCCGCCGATGCACCGGACGTCGAGGCCGTCGTTGCCGCTGGCGGTAGCGTGGTCCACGCCAGCGGCCCCGCAGAGGTGTCCGATGAAAGGGAATTGCTACGGTCAGCAGCGCGCGACCTGGATCGCCTGCGCACCCGGGCCGGCCGCCGAGACCCCGCCGCTGCCCTCGAGCTCTGGCACGGACTCCTGTCAGGTCGCTGGTCCTTGGTCGAGCACTTCGACTCCGACGGCAAGCGCTTCCTCTTGGCTCGACGCAACGACCCCGCGTCTCCACACCCCAAAGGGCTCTCCGGCCGCCAGCGCCAGGTCGCCTTCTATGCGTCTCTGGGTTGGTCCAACAGTGAGATCGGCTACGCCCTTGGAGTCAGCGAGAACACGGTCAGCACTCATTTGCAGCACGGCCTCGCGAAGCTGGGCCTTGGCACCCGAGCGGAGCTCGTACAGCTGACCACGCAGATGGAATCCGCGTCCGTGCCTTCCTCGTCAGCGTCACGTGAAGGGTGA
- a CDS encoding PEP/pyruvate-binding domain-containing protein gives MNVPRILAACVLLAACSSSPSADDPQGSTPTQDPRKPLGKADASGSCQGESRNYCGGKSAGACWCDEQCTQYGDCCEDRSAVCSGLPLSVASIDDVATFDALAFSGSEGAILGKSVKFLIDNRNSSAPEVHFVNANYPGTDVDPKAKQFHFYFAQATLPNFSENGQSFNDKTYWTQDKSYFAGTLQEYRLGASGERLYGIQFYPQDVIAEQTLLHAVQALVPMIHLDGARLGFVALGPHQTATSVKGELTALGVEALSLDQVLGALNYIPMQVGEAWGYLRIFPQNQEELSALDIPVFEDLPLDLTVVAASITKALQDASSHVNLKSKERNTPNMVLRDAGPSQADLAPFANKPIHLIVNADRFFIEASTDVEVLAKYKERTNKPWQPLTVDANGTTTSYRAMCPSDPGDCLKLAPRFGGKAGNLGFLIHPKVLGITTDAGSRSAAVGYDLAPYGVGVPVQRYFEFVKHGPNTGLRQALTQLIDQEKQGTLSTAERVQLAKSAQQAIYAAQMPQALLDEVTSELAAALPAGTQSVKIRSSANAEDIPGFDGAGLYDSFRADLDEPNTGACAVVVDNDGDLEAQPRSVECAIKAVYASLWNKRAIEERSFARIDHASAGMGLAIVQRYQELGDVASNSVVVTRVLNSGGVYGYTFSSQVGNNVVTNPEPGTSSENVMAAFLPGQPTTFAVTRYATPNAGAPALTQTVMTEAQMAEMLALTQHVENMYCREKPDYYEGSCNSVLYDVDKARALDMELKRFDDGHFLLKQVREFSGK, from the coding sequence ATGAACGTGCCTCGCATCCTCGCCGCCTGTGTGCTCCTCGCCGCGTGCTCGTCATCCCCGTCCGCGGACGACCCGCAGGGTTCAACGCCGACGCAGGATCCACGCAAGCCCTTGGGCAAAGCCGACGCGTCCGGCAGCTGCCAAGGCGAGAGCCGAAACTATTGTGGCGGCAAGTCGGCAGGCGCGTGTTGGTGCGACGAGCAGTGCACGCAGTACGGCGACTGCTGCGAGGACCGATCCGCAGTCTGCAGCGGACTGCCGCTGTCGGTGGCGAGCATCGACGACGTTGCCACCTTCGATGCCCTGGCCTTCTCGGGTTCCGAAGGCGCCATCCTCGGCAAGTCGGTGAAGTTCCTGATCGACAATCGCAACTCGAGCGCGCCTGAGGTCCACTTCGTCAACGCGAACTATCCTGGCACCGACGTCGACCCAAAGGCGAAGCAGTTCCACTTCTACTTTGCGCAAGCCACGCTGCCGAACTTCAGCGAGAACGGGCAGAGCTTCAACGACAAGACCTACTGGACTCAAGACAAGTCCTACTTCGCCGGCACGCTGCAAGAGTATCGCTTGGGCGCCTCCGGGGAACGTCTCTACGGCATTCAGTTCTATCCCCAAGACGTGATTGCCGAGCAGACGCTGCTCCACGCAGTGCAGGCTTTGGTCCCCATGATTCATCTGGACGGCGCGCGGTTGGGTTTCGTAGCGCTTGGGCCGCATCAAACCGCGACGAGTGTGAAGGGCGAATTGACTGCCCTCGGCGTGGAGGCGCTCTCCCTGGACCAGGTGCTCGGAGCGTTGAACTACATCCCCATGCAGGTGGGTGAGGCCTGGGGCTACTTGCGCATCTTCCCGCAGAACCAGGAGGAACTGAGCGCCCTCGACATTCCAGTGTTCGAGGACTTGCCCCTGGATCTGACGGTCGTTGCGGCCAGCATCACCAAGGCCCTTCAGGACGCCAGTTCCCACGTCAACCTCAAGAGCAAGGAACGCAACACACCCAACATGGTGCTACGCGACGCGGGTCCATCTCAGGCCGACCTCGCCCCCTTCGCCAACAAGCCCATTCATCTCATCGTCAACGCGGATCGCTTCTTCATCGAAGCGTCCACGGACGTCGAGGTACTGGCGAAGTACAAGGAGCGCACGAACAAACCCTGGCAGCCCCTGACCGTGGACGCGAACGGCACGACGACCTCGTACCGAGCGATGTGCCCCTCGGATCCTGGCGACTGCCTGAAGCTCGCGCCGCGCTTCGGTGGCAAGGCGGGGAACCTCGGCTTCTTGATCCACCCCAAAGTGCTGGGCATCACCACGGACGCGGGCAGCCGCAGCGCAGCGGTGGGCTACGACCTGGCACCCTACGGCGTGGGCGTTCCGGTGCAGCGCTACTTCGAGTTCGTGAAGCACGGGCCAAACACTGGCCTGCGCCAAGCACTGACCCAGCTCATCGACCAAGAGAAGCAAGGAACGCTGAGCACGGCGGAGCGGGTGCAGTTGGCCAAGTCGGCGCAGCAGGCGATCTACGCCGCACAGATGCCGCAGGCGTTGCTCGACGAAGTGACCTCGGAGCTTGCAGCCGCGCTCCCGGCCGGCACCCAGAGCGTGAAGATTCGCTCCAGCGCCAACGCCGAGGACATTCCCGGCTTCGACGGCGCCGGGCTGTACGACAGCTTCCGAGCCGACTTGGACGAACCCAACACCGGTGCCTGCGCCGTGGTGGTCGACAACGACGGCGACCTGGAAGCGCAGCCGCGCAGCGTCGAGTGCGCGATCAAAGCCGTCTACGCCAGCCTGTGGAACAAGCGCGCCATCGAGGAACGCTCTTTCGCGCGTATCGATCACGCTAGTGCCGGCATGGGTCTCGCGATCGTCCAGCGCTATCAGGAGCTGGGTGACGTCGCCTCCAACTCCGTCGTCGTCACGCGCGTGCTGAACAGTGGCGGCGTCTATGGCTACACCTTCTCGTCGCAGGTCGGGAACAACGTCGTGACCAACCCCGAGCCTGGTACCAGCAGCGAGAACGTGATGGCTGCTTTCTTGCCCGGACAGCCCACCACCTTTGCCGTCACCCGCTACGCGACACCCAACGCCGGAGCACCGGCCCTGACGCAAACCGTCATGACCGAAGCGCAGATGGCAGAAATGCTCGCCCTGACCCAGCACGTCGAGAACATGTACTGCCGCGAGAAGCCCGACTACTACGAGGGAAGCTGCAATAGCGTCCTCTACGACGTGGACAAGGCCCGCGCCCTGGACATGGAGCTCAAGCGCTTCGACGACGGTCACTTCCTGCTCAAGCAGGTCCGCGAGTTCTCGGGCAAGTAG
- a CDS encoding pentapeptide repeat-containing protein, with product MDQQTSRSRLWQSRSAALGCLLGALASSVPALAGNNFVGQSFVGQNLVGRSFKGANVSSANFNEANAKQVSFYGADVRAASFIKTVCNDCSFYGATGDRNTRFDNADLDKADFTGARMRGARFLKAKLTGAKLVGADFSHAFLRDASLVGANFNGADGRATKCERADLRNANLSRARFSRAHLGNADLRGTNLQGTDLRDADLCGVKYDKSTNVNGADVRGAQCGKEFIQNVRAAQAK from the coding sequence ATGGATCAACAAACATCACGTTCCCGTCTCTGGCAGTCTCGCAGCGCCGCATTGGGGTGTTTGCTCGGCGCACTTGCCTCGAGCGTTCCAGCTCTGGCAGGCAACAACTTCGTGGGGCAGAGCTTCGTCGGGCAGAACCTGGTCGGGCGTTCCTTCAAAGGCGCCAACGTCAGCTCGGCCAACTTCAACGAGGCGAACGCAAAGCAAGTCAGCTTCTACGGCGCCGACGTGCGTGCGGCCAGCTTCATCAAGACCGTGTGCAACGACTGCAGCTTCTACGGAGCCACAGGGGACCGCAATACCCGCTTCGACAACGCTGACCTGGACAAGGCAGATTTCACGGGTGCGCGCATGCGCGGCGCGCGATTCCTCAAGGCGAAGCTGACGGGCGCAAAGCTCGTTGGCGCGGACTTCAGCCACGCGTTTCTGAGAGACGCGAGCCTGGTGGGCGCGAATTTCAACGGCGCCGACGGTCGCGCGACCAAGTGCGAGCGAGCGGACCTACGCAATGCGAACTTGTCGCGCGCCCGCTTTTCCCGAGCGCACCTTGGCAACGCAGATCTGAGGGGAACGAACCTGCAAGGAACGGATCTGCGCGATGCCGACCTCTGCGGCGTGAAGTACGACAAGTCCACGAACGTGAATGGCGCGGACGTGCGCGGCGCCCAGTGTGGCAAAGAGTTCATTCAGAACGTTCGCGCAGCTCAAGCAAAATAG